In the genome of Myxococcus guangdongensis, the window TCTCGCCGAGGCAGAACAGCGCCGGCGGGTCACGCGTCTTGTTCGGGATGTGCTCGTTCGCGAGCTGTCCGACGATTTCGCTAACGGCTGGCCGGCGGTGATGGACGACGAAACCCGGATGGACGTCGTCATCGCCCTCGGCCGATGGAGCGGCTACACGCCGGAAACCCATCAAGAGCGCGTAGAGCGGGCCAGCAGTGCGCTCCTCGCCCATCCCCCATCAGCGGGTTGGCGCCCACTCGGCCCCGACGACCAGCTCCTCCGCCAGCTCCTCCCCGACGACGAAGCCTGAACCCCGTCCCTACGTCGTCCGCCCCCGCTGCGCGCGTCGCCGCAGGTAGTTCTTGAGGAACGCCTGCACGGCGGGGTGCTGGGATTCACGGAAGGCGTCCGGCGGCCCGTACTCGACGATTTTCCCCTCGTGCATCAGCGCCAGGTGGTCCGCCATGCCGAACGCCGAGGCCACGTCTGGCGTAATCACCACCGACGTGGCACCCAACTGCTGCTTGCCCGTGAAGATGATTTCGTTCACCGACGCCGTCGTCAGCGGGTCCAGACCGGCGGTGGGGTCGTCGTAGAGCAGGATCTTCGGCTGCAGGATGGCCGCGCGCGCGAAGCCCACGCGCTTCTGCATGCCTCCCGACAACTCACCCGGGAACCGCGTGGTGGCATGCGACAACCCCACCATCGCCAATGTCTTGTCCACCGTCTGGCGAATCTCGTCCTCCGACATCTTCGTGCGCTCCCGCAGCGGGAACGCCACGTTGTCGTAGACGTTCAGCGAGTCGAACAGGGCATTCGCCTGGAAGAGGACCCCCTGCTGACGACGCATCTGGTTCAGCGTCGCCTCGTCCATCTTCGCGACCTCGTCCCCGTACACCTTCACGAAGCCCCGGTCCGGCCGCATCAGCCCCATGATGTGCTTCATCAGCACCGACTTGCCGGAGCCAGAGACCCCCATCAGCACGCACGTGGTGCCCTCGGGGACCTCCAGGTTCACGCCCCTCAGCGCGGCGTTGTCCCCGAAGGTCTTGTGCAGGTCCTTCACCTCGATGACCAGCTTCGCCGACGCCTGTCCGCCCGAGTCACTCATCGCCCACCACCTTAGTGCCCCACAGCCCCTCCGTCCTCGGTAACCACCCTTCGCTCGATAGTCGACGCCTCGGACAGTCAAGTCTGTTTAGTCAGTTATTTCTGGATATGAGGTCCACAGGCCTTGCAGGCCCCACCCCTCACCCTCCGAGAGCCATGAAGACGAGAACGCTGGGAGTCATCGCAGGTGCATCGCTGGTGTCGTTCGCGCTGGTCGCCCACGCCGCACCCCTGTTCCGCAACACGGGGACACTGGCCGGGTGGAACGCGGTGAGCCGGGAGCACCAGGGCTCGGTGAACGAGGTGACGAACGTCACCTACGAAGGAGGCACCGCGCTCAAGATGACGCAGATTCACGACGCGTCGTACGGCGGGCGGTACCACTCGGAGGTGATGCGCTCCAACGTGTACCGCCGGGGCGACACCGGCTTCTACGGCTTCGCCTTCCGGCTGCAGCAGGACTGGCAGTTCCAGCCCCAGTCCTACAACATCGCGCAGTTCATCGCGGACTTCTCCGACACCGGCTGTGACGACTACATGCCGTCCAGCATGGTGTGGCTCTCCGGCAACCAGCTCTTCACGCGGGTGAAGCAGGGCACCATCTGCAACCAGAAGACGGTGACGTTCGGCAACCTGGCCACGGTGTCGGCCGGGGTGTGGCACAAGATTGTCATCCAGGCGAAGTGGGCGAGCGACGGGACGGGCTTCTACAAGCTGTGGTTCGACGGCGTGAAGGTGCTCGAGCAGTACAACCTCAACACCACCATCGCCGACGACCGCTTCTTCCAGTTCCGCGTCGGCCTGTACGCCAATGGCTGGCACGACGATGGTTACATGCAGGGCAGCCAGCCCAACCGCAGCGTCTGGTTCGACGAGATTGGCGTCGGAACCACCTTCGCCGACGCCGACCCCGCCCAGTGGTAGTCCGTGACGAGGACCCGGCGGCGAACAGCCCCGCCGGGCCCGTCACCCCGTGCTACGGCAGCGCGCTCGAGGGAATCTCGACCGTGTACGCGTCCACGTCCGTGTCGCTGCCGCTGCCCCAGTTGGAGTTCCACACGACGCGCGTGAAGTCACGGTTGACGCTGGCGAGCGGCTCCGTCCAGTAGCCGTTGGACGCGGTGCGGTGGTGCGCCAGCGTGTAGATGTTCGGGTTCGCCTGGAGCGGCACGGCCATCAGCTTGCGGT includes:
- a CDS encoding ABC transporter ATP-binding protein; translated protein: MSDSGGQASAKLVIEVKDLHKTFGDNAALRGVNLEVPEGTTCVLMGVSGSGKSVLMKHIMGLMRPDRGFVKVYGDEVAKMDEATLNQMRRQQGVLFQANALFDSLNVYDNVAFPLRERTKMSEDEIRQTVDKTLAMVGLSHATTRFPGELSGGMQKRVGFARAAILQPKILLYDDPTAGLDPLTTASVNEIIFTGKQQLGATSVVITPDVASAFGMADHLALMHEGKIVEYGPPDAFRESQHPAVQAFLKNYLRRRAQRGRTT
- a CDS encoding polysaccharide lyase, with protein sequence MKTRTLGVIAGASLVSFALVAHAAPLFRNTGTLAGWNAVSREHQGSVNEVTNVTYEGGTALKMTQIHDASYGGRYHSEVMRSNVYRRGDTGFYGFAFRLQQDWQFQPQSYNIAQFIADFSDTGCDDYMPSSMVWLSGNQLFTRVKQGTICNQKTVTFGNLATVSAGVWHKIVIQAKWASDGTGFYKLWFDGVKVLEQYNLNTTIADDRFFQFRVGLYANGWHDDGYMQGSQPNRSVWFDEIGVGTTFADADPAQW